GAAGCCTTTATTTTTTACAATACTACATTCTATTTTATCGCCTATGTTAAGGTTATTTAAACGGTTAGAAATATATCCTTTGTCATGCAATTTTACGCTAATTAAAATGGTGTTTCCATCTGATTTCCCAATAGAATAAAGACGTTCTCTATGGTCTTTATCACTTACAATTGATAATAAATCACCAGATTTGAACCTTACTTTACCCAAGGTAACCTTTAGCTGAATCAAAAATGTGTTATCAGATTGTTCATCTGCTTTCGTGTTTTTGGTGACTTCAAATGTGTAGGTTTTTCGTTTCTTTTTATTAATAACAGTACTTGGTAAGCGAATATCTAAATTTTCCTTGTCTTTCCATTGCAGTAACCATTGGTTAAAAGATTCTAATGACTGATTGTTAATAGTAAAAACATTATCCAATCGGTTACTGTTAGCATGTTGTTGTAACATATCATCAACATCATACGCAAATTGACAAAAATCAGGATAAGCCAACGAGCCAAAACCTACAACGGAGTAATCAAAGGGCTTACCTTGTTGATGTGTTTGTAATAATGCATTGAATTTTTTTGCATTTGTAGGAGCTTCTCCTTTACCATAAGTAGCCGTCATCACAACTAATTGTTGCATGTTTTTGTAACTTTTGTAGCTGTTTAATTCTGCTAAGAACGACTTTTTTCCAAGTCTTATTAATTCTGAATGAAGGGCATTTGCAAAATGAAATGTATTTCCATTTTCGGAACCGATAAGGATTACATATTCACAAGCATCTTTTTTAAAGCGATTTTTAATTCGCGACTTTCTGCGTTGCAAGGCAATGCTAAAACCAGAATACATGAAAAAAAGAATCCCTATACAGGCAAGTAGTAAAATAATACTCCAGAGAATGCTGGCTTGTCCAGTATGTAATATCAGGCTGTAATAAGAAATTAATGCGGTAAAGGGATAGTTAAACTCGCTAACAATAGTACCGTTAAATTGATTAACCAATACTTCTTTGTTCTTTAATTGCAGTAAAAAATAACTGTCTGGAAATTCTGCAAAAGGGAATTCTATTTTGCGAACATCAGATAATTTGGTGTTGTTAAATATTTCAAATTGCGACAATGTTAATAACGACTCTTCTGCAAAAAGGGTGTCTTCTTGATGAACTATTTTTGATTTTGGAATAATAGCAAACTGCTCTAATGAAAGATAAACACCGCTTATGGTGATAATGAGTATGGGAATTAACAACCATCTTCCAAATAGGGTATGATAATACGGATTGAATTTTTCTTTTACAATTGGCCTAAAAAAGCCACGAAAGCCTCCTTGCTTTTTAAAGATTAGGAAAATTCCTGTTATGCTAATTAAAAAAAGTAATAAAGAGGTCAGTCCAATAAAAAAACGCCCAATACTTTTTAAAAATAACGAACGATGTAGGTTGGTTGCAAATTGAAATATGGAATTTGTTTCAGTAGGTTTTCCTAAATTCTCTCCAGTTTTAGGGTTAATGTAGAAGATTTCGTTATTGCCTTCTCCATCTATAATTGATGCGGTAACCCAATCATTTTTATCAATTTCTAAAGAGATAATTTCAGTATAATTTTCACGAAGTGTAGTTGCTATTTCAGCAACGGTAATCTCGTTTAAATTATTAGTTGTGTAAGGTTGTACACGATTTGAAATAGGCTCAAAAGCTAATATAATTCCAGTTATGGAAGCGAGTAAGATAAAAATAGAAGAAGATACAGCCAAAACAAGATGACTGTACCTCCAAACTGATAATGTCATAATGAGCTTATTTCTGTGGTAACATACGGATATATCTTATATAGCCTGTACCGTCTACTTTACTTTTTACACTTTCTGAAGTCAATTCAAAAGTTACGTCATCTGCAACATATTTTTGATCTTCAACAGCGGTTTCAAAACGAATTTTATATCCTTTATTTAATTTGTCATCATCAATTTTAATGACTTTAATGGTACGTTCTCCACCACTAATTGTGGCTCCAGTAATTGCATCGATAGTATTGGTTGTGTTTTCAAAATATTTCCACCAATTTGTTAAATCGTGATACCACTCATTATCATCTCCAATTACATTTAAAGTTTCTACGTAATTGCCCTTAGCATCCAATAATGAAACGGCAATATAAGCTCCTTCACCATCGTAATTAATAAGCTGAATCATGCATTTGTAAGAGGTGCTTTTGGCTACTGGACTGAAAGCAGCAAGCGTTAGTACCGTTACGATGCTTAAAATAAATAATTTTAATTTCATGTGTTTATATTTATTGCCTGCCACGATGGCAAGCGTGGTTTTTTAATGGATCTCAAAGTAGCTCCGAGATTATTCACAATTTATAACTTTAAAAATTCAATACTGTTTTTATCTAAAAGCTCGTTTTCTAGTGCCAAATCATATGAAGATTCTTCAAAGTCTGTTAAAATGCTTGTTTTGGCTCCTAACGCTATTAAATGTTTGATTATTTCTACATTTTTGGCGGTCATTATCGCTCTGTGCAAAGGGGTAAGTCCATCATTGTTCTTAGCATTAATATCCAGTTTATGCTTAGCAATTTTATCTAAAATAGACGTGCTGTTTTTAATTGCGGCTAAATGATACAGGTTGTTGCCTTGTTTTTGAATATGGGTAAAATTCAGCTGTTTTTTTGTAAGTAAATCCCACTTTTGGTTAAAAGATTTTTCATTACGTTTTGAATAAGAATCTACTAAGTAGAATGCTAGATTATTTCCATTTTCGTCAATAATATTTATAGCTGCTCCGTTGTTGATTAAAAATTCAACCACTTCAAATGAATTTTGTCTTACCGCATTAGTCAGTGCTGTTTTGCCAAATTCATTTTTTGCATTTATATGTTCAGATTTGTCAACAAAATATTTTACTATTGCCAAGTCATTGCTATAAGCAGCATTCATTAATGGTGTATTACCTTCATTATCTGCCTTTGTTATTGGTATACCGTTTTCAGAAAAATAGTCAAAAATAGCTACCTCTTTATTTTTGTAGGCTAGATAATGCATTGGGTTTACACCTTGCTTATCAGAAATATTTGCTTCAATTCCTAGCCCTTTTAAATACTTGAAAAATTCTAAACTATTGCCACTGCCACGACCTCCAATGGAAGCTATTAAAATAGCATTACTACCATCTGAATTAGTGTCCTTATACGAAATACCTTTTTTAATCAATTGCTCAATAATTTCTTTGTTTCCAGTTTTTGCGGCATAATCAATAGCATTATGTCCTAGTTTGTCTTTACTATTTAAGTCTAATCCTTTATTTGTAAAATAGTCTAACTCTTTTAAGTTCTTGGCTTTACCAATCAGCTGATGTAATGCGTTGGCACCTTTTGGATTGGTTTCATTTAGGGTGGCACCGTTAGCTAAAAGCAAGTTGTAAAGTTCAGGATTCGTTTGTCCACCTCCAGCTGCGAAAAGTAAAACAGTACTTCCTTTATCATCAAGGATGTCCGTTTTTGCTCCATTGCTGATAAGGTGTTTCATTACAGGTAAATTCCCTTTTAAACCTGCCCAAAACAAATAGGTACGACCGTCATGAGTAATCTTGTTAACATCGTTACCATCATAGCTTAATAGATGTTTAATAACATCATCAGATGCATTGGCTAAAATGGCATTTACAGTAGCATCAAAGTTACTTGAGCTTAATGCTACGGCATCATTACCTTCTTTTACTTTTTGTACTACATCAGCAATTGTGGTCGTTGGTTTCCAGAAGTCGCGACTCCAAAAAATATTAGTTTGTTGTGCTGTAATAGTACTGGTAATAACTAATAATATTATTGTAAAATATTTTTTCATAAGTTAAGATTAAATATACTGCCCGATAATTAAATCGGGCAGTAAAGATATGAGAATTTAATACACTCCAAGGTAGAATGAGTCTGCACCATTATCAAG
The nucleotide sequence above comes from Aureibaculum algae. Encoded proteins:
- a CDS encoding PepSY domain-containing protein — translated: MTLSVWRYSHLVLAVSSSIFILLASITGIILAFEPISNRVQPYTTNNLNEITVAEIATTLRENYTEIISLEIDKNDWVTASIIDGEGNNEIFYINPKTGENLGKPTETNSIFQFATNLHRSLFLKSIGRFFIGLTSLLLFLISITGIFLIFKKQGGFRGFFRPIVKEKFNPYYHTLFGRWLLIPILIITISGVYLSLEQFAIIPKSKIVHQEDTLFAEESLLTLSQFEIFNNTKLSDVRKIEFPFAEFPDSYFLLQLKNKEVLVNQFNGTIVSEFNYPFTALISYYSLILHTGQASILWSIILLLACIGILFFMYSGFSIALQRRKSRIKNRFKKDACEYVILIGSENGNTFHFANALHSELIRLGKKSFLAELNSYKSYKNMQQLVVMTATYGKGEAPTNAKKFNALLQTHQQGKPFDYSVVGFGSLAYPDFCQFAYDVDDMLQQHANSNRLDNVFTINNQSLESFNQWLLQWKDKENLDIRLPSTVINKKKRKTYTFEVTKNTKADEQSDNTFLIQLKVTLGKVRFKSGDLLSIVSDKDHRERLYSIGKSDGNTILISVKLHDKGYISNRLNNLNIGDKIECSIVKNKGFRLPKKAKNVVLIATGTGIGPYLGMMHENNKKSDLHLYWGGRKKESFNLYKKEIDAQLEKGNLVSLRLALSQEQKEKLYIQHVLKEDGEKISEILKNKGVVMICGSVVMQKEVTNMLDEICKKYLKKSLSYYQNKSAVLMDCY
- a CDS encoding ankyrin repeat domain-containing protein, translating into MKKYFTIILLVITSTITAQQTNIFWSRDFWKPTTTIADVVQKVKEGNDAVALSSSNFDATVNAILANASDDVIKHLLSYDGNDVNKITHDGRTYLFWAGLKGNLPVMKHLISNGAKTDILDDKGSTVLLFAAGGGQTNPELYNLLLANGATLNETNPKGANALHQLIGKAKNLKELDYFTNKGLDLNSKDKLGHNAIDYAAKTGNKEIIEQLIKKGISYKDTNSDGSNAILIASIGGRGSGNSLEFFKYLKGLGIEANISDKQGVNPMHYLAYKNKEVAIFDYFSENGIPITKADNEGNTPLMNAAYSNDLAIVKYFVDKSEHINAKNEFGKTALTNAVRQNSFEVVEFLINNGAAINIIDENGNNLAFYLVDSYSKRNEKSFNQKWDLLTKKQLNFTHIQKQGNNLYHLAAIKNSTSILDKIAKHKLDINAKNNDGLTPLHRAIMTAKNVEIIKHLIALGAKTSILTDFEESSYDLALENELLDKNSIEFLKL
- a CDS encoding DUF2271 domain-containing protein → MKLKLFILSIVTVLTLAAFSPVAKSTSYKCMIQLINYDGEGAYIAVSLLDAKGNYVETLNVIGDDNEWYHDLTNWWKYFENTTNTIDAITGATISGGERTIKVIKIDDDKLNKGYKIRFETAVEDQKYVADDVTFELTSESVKSKVDGTGYIRYIRMLPQK